Part of the Catalinimonas alkaloidigena genome is shown below.
GCCATCCCCTGCTACGGTCATGCCAATGGAAAAACACCCAAAGAAGTAGCCGAAGATGTGCAGAGCTTTATGGACCGCGGTTATAAGTATATTAGGATACAGCAGGGAGGCTATGGAGGAGCAGGTATCACGGGTGAGCCGGATTTTAAAAAAGCAGGTTTTGCCAAAGAAAGTGATAATTATATGAGCCAGGGGACTTATTTGAAATCAGTGCCCAAAATGTTTGAAGCAGTACGTAAGGCATGTGGGGAAGAAATAGAACTATTGCACGATATCCATGAGCGTGTGGCACCCATAGATGCCATTGGTATGATCAAAAAACTGGAAGATTATCATCCGTTTTTTATAGAAGACCCTTTCTCACCGGAGAATATGGAGTGGTTCAAAGCGTTAAGAGCAAGCACCTCTGTGCCCATTGCGATGGGCGAGTTGTTCAATAATATCAATGAATTTAAAGAGCCTATCGTCAATCATTACTTTGACTTTATCAGAATACATGTGTCCCAGATAGGCGGTATTACACCTGCCATGAAGGTTGCACGCCTGGGTGAGTTTTATGGAATCGCTACAGCCTGGCATGGCCCGGGTGATGTGTCGCCTGTTGGACATGCGGCTCAGGCCCATATGGATTATGCCCTGTGGAATTTTGGTATTCAGGAAGCGGCGCTTTTTTCTGATCAGCTGAGAGAGGTATTTCCGGGAGCCCCTACCATGAACGATGGCTATATGTCCGTCAATGAGGCCCCAGGCTTTGGCGTGGAAATTGACGAAAAGCTGGCTGCTAAATACCCTATGAGTACCAAGTCCAATTGGACGGTACGTAAAGACGATGGTACTATTATCAGACCATAAAGAAATGTGGCAGACTAAAGTTAGGGCGGGCAAATTTTTTGTATATAGTACTCGCATATAAGTCAGCACCTTATATGCTTCATGGCTATGTCCTGTCCGGGCATTAGTCTGCCCAAATTATCATGTATATCTTCTAAAAAACATAGCTGGTAGTAAGCTTCATGAATGCAGAACCTTACTGACTAATAAAGAAAACAACACATGCTGAGAGGCTTTATATTGATCATATCTGGCTTGCTGATGGTAGGGAGTTGTCAGCAGCCTGAGTTAGAGAGCCAAAGTTCCAGAGGACGTATAACCGGTGTGGATTGGCCTACTTATGGAGGAAATAATGCTGGAAATCGATACTCAGTTTTAGATCAGATTAACAAAGAGAATATCCATGAGCTACAATTGGCATGGACATTTGATACGGGAGAGAATAATGATCCTAATGAGCGGGCCATGAACCTGCAATGTCAGCCTATCGTGGTAAACGGAATTTTGTATGGCACTACACCGCAGATGAAAGTTTTTGCCGTACATGCCGGCAGTGGTGAGCAGATTTGGAAATTTGATCCCTTTGCCGATCCTGAAAAGCGGCCTCGTTACCATCCGGTACGGGGAGTCATGTATTGGGCAGATGGGGACGACCAGCGTATTTTATATACCGCGGGAGCCAGCCTGTATGCCATTAATGCCAATACGGGTGAAAAGATATTAAGCTTTGGAGAACAGGGTGAAGTGGATTTACATACTGGTTTGGGGGGAGAAGAAACTTTGGGTTATAATGTGGCGAATTATTCTATTAGAGTCACTACGCCGGGAGTGATATACAAAGATTTACTGATCACAGGCTCCAGCGTATCAGAATCGGGGAGTGCGCTGCCAGGTTATATCCGCGCTTTCAATGTGCGCACTGGTGAGCTGGCCTGGACCTTTCATACCATACCGCTTCCCGGTGAGTTTGGCTATGAGACCTGGGCAAAAGACTCTTACAGAAAGCTGGGAGGCGCTAATTGCTGGGCAGGCATGACGCTGGATGAAGAAAGAGGAATGGTCTATGCCGGCACCGGTTCTCCCTCCGTTGATTTTTATGGAGGGGCAAGGGAAGGGGAAAACCTGTTTGCCAATTGTGTCATTGCCCTGAATGCTGAAACCGGTGAAAGAGTATGGCATTTTCAGACCGTGCATCATGACCTCTGGGACCGGGATATTCCTTGTCCTCCCAACTTGCTGACGGTCAGGCATGACGGGAAGATGATAGATGCGGTAGCCCAGGCTACCAAAGATGGATACATTTTCTTATTTGACAGGGATACAGGCACACCCTTGTTTGAAGTAGAAGAAGTGCCCGTGCCTACCTCTCCAGCCTTACCGGGAGAGAAGCCCTGGCCTACTCAGCCTGTTCCTACCAGGCCTGCTCCTTTCTCTGTACAGGAGCTTACTGAAGATAACCTCACGGATCGTACGCCGGAGGCACATGCCTATGCCTTAGAACGTTTTCGAAATAGCCGGCATGGTAGTAAATATATGCCGCCCAGTTTAGAGGGCAGCCTGTATTTTGCCTTTGGAGGAGGAGCAGAGTGGGGAGGCAATGCGGCCGACCCACAGGGCATTTTGTATCAGAACGCCAACAATATGCTGTGGTGGCTTAAAATGAAAGAGGTAGAGGCACAGGAAGTTTCAGCCAAACTATCCAAAGGAGCTTCACTGTATAATGTCAATTGTGCTACCTGCCATGGTGCGATTGATAAAGGTAATTCTCAAAACTCTCAGGGGCAGGCCTATCCGGCACTGGTTGATGTCGGTAAGCGGATGAGTCGAGCGCAAATCAGTACTATCTTAGAAAGTGGAAGAGGGAGGATGCCCTCTTTTCAACATCTGCCTAAAGAAGATCGGGATGCTATTGTTCGCTATTTGTTTCAGCCCGAAACGGATGCAGAACCGGTGGTAGACATTCATAATACAAAAGCGGAAGCATCTCATCAGGGTGGAGAGGATTTTCCATATATGCCGCCTTATGTCAACAATGGTCATGTGCAGTTTCGTGATCAGGAGAACTATCCTGCCGTTGAGCCTCCCTGGGGCACTTTGAGTGCTATTGATTTAAACTCTGGTGAGTACAAATGGCAGGTGCCGCTGGGTGAGTATCCAGAATTAAGCGAAAAGGGGCTAGCGCCTACCGGCACAGAAAATCATGGTGGACCCATCGTTACCGCCGGGGGGCTGCTTTTTATTGCCGCTACCTACGATGAGCATCTGAGGGCTTTTGATACCTCCACCGGAGAAGTGGTATGGAAATACAAATTGCCTGCTGGTGGCTTTGCTACTCCCATTACCTATATGGTAGATGGAAGACAATACATTGTAATCGCTGCCGGAGGCACACGTTATGATTTAAAACCGGGAGGCTCGTACGTGGCTTTTGCTTTACCTGAAAATAAATGAAAACATTTTATGAGCATGTGACTATAAAGTAGCACGAAAAACTGTGAACAGTTTAGACTAATGACTATATTTCTAATCCCTCACCATATCAGCTCTACGGTGCTGAAACACATATGAGGGGTATTTCCAAAAGTTTATGTCAATTCATTACCGTGTCTGCACAAGGACGTTCAAATTTTAATCCACTATTGTCTGGAACACAAATGGCAGTATTTAAGATAATGGCCATGCTGCTGCCATTATTGCTGCTGGTTTTGTTCGAAATAGGGCTGAGATGGGCTGGATATGGCGTGAATATGGATCTATTCGTAGAAGAGGCCAGGCAACCTGGCTTTTGGGTGATGAACGAGCATGTATCTAAGAAGTATTTTACACAAGAGGAGAATGCCACCATTGGTAATTTTGAGAAGTTCAAAAAGCTTAAAGATGAGCATACATTTAGAATATTCGTGCTGGGTGAGTCCACCACCATAGGCTACCCCTACATGCACAATGGCTCTTTTCATCGCTGGCTGCAATACCGGCTCATGCACACCTATCCTGATACTAATTTTGAAGTGATCAACCTTTCTTTAACGGCTGTCAACTCCTATACAGTACAGGACTTTGCCAAACAATTACATGCTCAGGATCCCGATCTGGTTTTAATTTACTGTGGTCATAATGAATATTATGGTGCATTGGGTGTAGGCTCTACCAGCTATTTTGGGAGTCATCCTTCTCTGATCAGGACGATCATAGACCTGAGAGAATTTCGTCTGGTACAGTTACTGACCAACTTTGTGTCTAAGGTGAGAAGTAGTAGCTTAAAGTCTACAGTGCAGCCGGATCTACAGGAAAACCTGATGAAAAGAATGGCATTAGAACAGCAGATTTCCTATGACTCTGATACTTATTCAAAAGGAATAGAACAGTTTGAAAGTAATCTGATAGAAACATTGAATGCATTAGAGGAATACGATATTCCTGTTCTGATCAGTAATCTGGTGAGTAATGAGAAAGACTTAGCGCCCTTTATCAGTGACACCACTGACAGCCATTTTTCTGCCAATGAACAATAC
Proteins encoded:
- a CDS encoding PQQ-binding-like beta-propeller repeat protein, which translates into the protein MLRGFILIISGLLMVGSCQQPELESQSSRGRITGVDWPTYGGNNAGNRYSVLDQINKENIHELQLAWTFDTGENNDPNERAMNLQCQPIVVNGILYGTTPQMKVFAVHAGSGEQIWKFDPFADPEKRPRYHPVRGVMYWADGDDQRILYTAGASLYAINANTGEKILSFGEQGEVDLHTGLGGEETLGYNVANYSIRVTTPGVIYKDLLITGSSVSESGSALPGYIRAFNVRTGELAWTFHTIPLPGEFGYETWAKDSYRKLGGANCWAGMTLDEERGMVYAGTGSPSVDFYGGAREGENLFANCVIALNAETGERVWHFQTVHHDLWDRDIPCPPNLLTVRHDGKMIDAVAQATKDGYIFLFDRDTGTPLFEVEEVPVPTSPALPGEKPWPTQPVPTRPAPFSVQELTEDNLTDRTPEAHAYALERFRNSRHGSKYMPPSLEGSLYFAFGGGAEWGGNAADPQGILYQNANNMLWWLKMKEVEAQEVSAKLSKGASLYNVNCATCHGAIDKGNSQNSQGQAYPALVDVGKRMSRAQISTILESGRGRMPSFQHLPKEDRDAIVRYLFQPETDAEPVVDIHNTKAEASHQGGEDFPYMPPYVNNGHVQFRDQENYPAVEPPWGTLSAIDLNSGEYKWQVPLGEYPELSEKGLAPTGTENHGGPIVTAGGLLFIAATYDEHLRAFDTSTGEVVWKYKLPAGGFATPITYMVDGRQYIVIAAGGTRYDLKPGGSYVAFALPENK
- a CDS encoding enolase C-terminal domain-like protein, giving the protein MANSKFNRRESLKMLGLSSAGFLGMLGQGANTKAEAKEKATSSYAKGMAPVTIKSVKAIGTRPGGSNLIVVKVETSEPGLYGLGCATFTQRAFAVLPAIEYLNEFAAGKDVDNIEDMWQSAYVSSYWRNGPVLNNALSGLDQALWDIKGKRANMPVHQLLGGKVRFAIPCYGHANGKTPKEVAEDVQSFMDRGYKYIRIQQGGYGGAGITGEPDFKKAGFAKESDNYMSQGTYLKSVPKMFEAVRKACGEEIELLHDIHERVAPIDAIGMIKKLEDYHPFFIEDPFSPENMEWFKALRASTSVPIAMGELFNNINEFKEPIVNHYFDFIRIHVSQIGGITPAMKVARLGEFYGIATAWHGPGDVSPVGHAAQAHMDYALWNFGIQEAALFSDQLREVFPGAPTMNDGYMSVNEAPGFGVEIDEKLAAKYPMSTKSNWTVRKDDGTIIRP